A single window of Marinobacter sp. LA51 DNA harbors:
- a CDS encoding chemotaxis protein CheB, which translates to MAGQCGRPRVGIVSDIVLQRHRLQAATAKVGLDVCFSGDPERLLGYPEFPAAGLWLVTLEDEADHPALFDHLLENTDAPVLFGLDPAPKPGGTDYFRWERRLLSKLEDQLGDLEELDSEASIEQLDVQVPATATPPTLPHWITPATPGSVAEEIWILGASLGGPSAVKSFLDHLPPGLPVGFIYAQHIDNNFTEVLTRVLGRHSHYALKRANEGYRVQNGDVVLMPVDHEWRVDAAGALTELSSPWPGPYGPSIDQVLLNVADHYGARCHAILFSGMGNDGAIAAPMLRAYGSRIWVQEHTSCGNSSMPDSVAATGCSTLSGTPEELARELIKTIEESCLLKGRHKRDSA; encoded by the coding sequence ATGGCCGGCCAGTGTGGCCGGCCCAGAGTCGGGATTGTCTCGGATATCGTGTTGCAGCGGCATCGGCTGCAGGCCGCGACGGCCAAGGTGGGACTTGATGTCTGTTTCTCCGGGGACCCGGAGCGATTGCTGGGCTATCCCGAATTTCCGGCAGCCGGGCTCTGGCTGGTAACGCTGGAAGACGAAGCCGATCACCCGGCATTGTTTGATCATCTGCTGGAGAATACCGACGCACCGGTGCTGTTTGGCCTTGATCCGGCGCCCAAGCCCGGCGGCACCGACTACTTCCGGTGGGAACGCCGCTTGCTGAGCAAGCTGGAAGATCAGCTCGGCGATCTTGAAGAGCTGGATTCCGAAGCCAGCATCGAGCAGCTGGATGTCCAGGTACCGGCAACAGCCACACCGCCGACCCTGCCGCACTGGATAACGCCCGCCACCCCAGGCTCTGTTGCCGAGGAAATCTGGATTCTCGGCGCCTCGCTGGGTGGGCCTTCGGCGGTCAAGTCGTTTCTCGATCACCTGCCACCGGGCCTGCCCGTTGGTTTTATTTATGCCCAGCACATCGACAACAATTTCACCGAGGTACTGACCCGGGTTCTCGGTCGCCACTCTCATTACGCCCTGAAGCGAGCCAACGAGGGCTACCGCGTTCAGAATGGCGACGTGGTGCTGATGCCGGTGGACCACGAGTGGCGAGTGGACGCGGCCGGGGCGCTGACCGAATTAAGCAGTCCCTGGCCCGGCCCTTATGGGCCCTCCATCGACCAGGTTCTGCTGAACGTCGCCGACCATTACGGTGCACGCTGCCATGCTATCCTGTTTTCCGGGATGGGCAACGATGGCGCCATCGCGGCACCCATGCTCAGAGCCTACGGGAGCCGAATCTGGGTGCAGGAGCACACCAGCTGCGGCAATAGCTCAATGCCGGATTCGGTTGCCGCCACCGGGTGTTCCACGCTCAGTGGCACACCGGAAGAACTGGCCCGGGAGCTGATCAAAACCATTGAAGAATCGTGCCTGCTCAAAGGCCGGCACAAACGGGATTCCGCCTGA
- a CDS encoding Fur family transcriptional regulator, protein MSARALPYRPHNHDTCVTQALTDARTICQDRNARLTPTRERVLELIWQSHKPLGAYDVLAQLSDDGHNAAPPTVYRALDFLQQNGLVHRIASLNAFIGCTHAGEHHTGMFLICQGCGNVLELTAPSVSGAIKAATEAESFALDDITLEIAGLCPRCQSERGEEGKTGAPGNE, encoded by the coding sequence ATGTCTGCCCGCGCACTGCCCTATCGCCCACACAATCACGATACCTGTGTCACCCAGGCACTCACTGACGCCCGCACTATCTGCCAGGATCGCAACGCTCGCCTGACGCCCACACGGGAGCGGGTCCTGGAGCTGATCTGGCAATCCCACAAACCGCTGGGGGCTTACGATGTCCTGGCCCAGCTGTCCGACGACGGTCACAACGCTGCACCGCCAACGGTTTACCGGGCGCTGGATTTCCTGCAGCAGAACGGCCTGGTACATCGTATTGCCTCACTCAATGCCTTTATTGGCTGTACCCATGCCGGTGAACACCACACCGGCATGTTTTTGATCTGCCAGGGCTGTGGCAACGTTCTGGAACTGACCGCGCCGTCGGTTTCCGGTGCCATCAAGGCCGCCACTGAAGCCGAATCCTTCGCGCTGGATGACATCACCCTGGAGATCGCCGGTCTCTGCCCTCGCTGCCAAAGCGAACGGGGTGAAGAAGGTAAAACAGGAGCGCCGGGCAATGAGTGA
- a CDS encoding Hpt domain-containing protein has product MGNHHDSIALDWVRGEIQDTLTQGQYALEAYVENRDDTARLRFCLNYLHQVHGTLQMVELFGAALLTEEMEKLTQAVLNDTVANVDEAVEVLMQAILQLPQYLDHLASSRDDFPMVLLPLLNDLRAARGEALLSDTSLFKPDLSRSHMRVTGKVSQRLQDPKVLGHIRKLRQMYQFALAAVIREEDLAAHFDYMQKVIQRLIRLCQKTPRGELWKAASAFVETLQAHVNPVNAAVKSLLRELDSEIRRLTDEHADILQQPAPEALLKHLLYYVARARDLEAPQVQSLRSEYQLDQALPSEDDVDAARSRVSGPGREAIHSVVSALNEELTKLKDQLDLFVRAEQRQNSELEDLLPGLRQVANTLAVLGLGIPRKVVTEQVELINKLSNQMEPVDDGTMMDIAGALLYIEASLAGLDSDGQSDDDTDSDEGQTVNLGSRELGEANSALLRESRNTLEQVKTAIVNFIASQWDTREIEHVPGLLHSIRGGLGLIPLNRVADMLASAERYLTDVLLSGKQVPDWKDLDTLADAVTSIEYYLERLAEGIGENETILKVAEDSLASLGFPVGADPTWSEANADDSIPVIEASEEDAVSAAPETAKSSDHELLDDEILGIFIEEAEEVLETIHEYYPQLRQHHDDHTALTEVRRAYHTLKGSGRLVGATSLGELAWSVENLLNRVIDRTIKPTDEMFSLIDEVNTRIPSLINEFRDGLATGDVDELIQRAEAMATTRRTELNIEESTEESAKDSSEATEAAEQPAETENTETPAPELAAEAPVTAGFADDDDLIDDEILEIFIEEAGEVLDTVREYLPMLLRQRDDRTALSEVRRAFHTLKGSGRMVGALVVGELAWSVENMLNRVIDGSIFMNDDVAGLLEEVTAALPALVEDFENRRAPSSDTSELQARANALANGEIPDASSMPASETEVEPGDITDTTKAGRTDAEVDPVLLDIFESETDTHLQSLKDFLAAAGDKTSVSYTDDLSRALHTLKGSAHTAGIAPIAEVITPLERFVKESRAQNKRADREVVSCIADACSFLTEGLAQIRTNPQAPLPGTDAFLAKLDRLSRENLHRSRSAGSDVPEQEAPSQLVQLFLNEGLDIVLDADRILDQWASNPQQTESLNTLRTELEQLTEGAADAGLHDVSSLSGALKEAYDKAAASEQAVPNEAFFETVRDAHEQLINTMDQVAAGLSTESSDNILARLETLIQDQADVDQASEQAEVINQEFAEDLEAIDLGLDLEEIEPATPETDASHEATEATAPSDAEESDDELDQELAEIFLEEARDLIDSTADALQNWSENTHNLDLLRLLQRDLHTLKGGARLADIPSIGDLSHELETLFEGLTEQRLSINDDLSDLLFRAHDRLAGMVEALEASETPRPAPDLIGEIQAYMDNADGSRPVTDVSTASDTPAEDESLPLPDLQEQEEPAPSEDLASEDNVTDLSHLDPELVGIFLEEAYDLINSTGSALHSWSEDPSNRTVAAELQRDVHTLKGGARMAGVEAIGDLTHVLEDLFEKVAEGQLDASDDMNDLLFACHDRLAQMVEQVATQKPCPPADELVAKVQAILRGEQLAGEPAPAEPESEVSEYDTDEHEIEAEQAPAEPEPEAKAEKLTAITESLANANDDDLIGIFLDEGLEIHSAIGECLAQWRDEPDELSGVTQLQQELHTLKGGARLSDVDPIADLAEAWADALDPLIAGSNNQQALLALSGRALDSLKAMLTTLEDGKQPEADNPLIEALRTAHDVAAADTGAAQPDPAGAEQQVDPEVLEIFLEEAGEIMDQLEQLLDDWHKEPSNHTFNQEAQRALHTLKGGARLSQLAQLGDKAHGLETRLIDLGGNAPSESQWQSITQDHDAIIAMVAGIRKRFESGDSAPEPTPAPEPAPEPSQTPDANLPKPTKAPAKPQAKARKKAADSQRAAQETIRVSAPLLDELVNLAGETSITRGRLETQTSDFGHTLDEMAATIERLREQLRRMEIETEAQILFSAEKEHGPDYGDDFDPLEMDRYSSIQQLSRALTESSSDLADLRETLSDRVRDTETLLVQQSRINTELQEGLMKTRMIPFASMVPRLRRIVRQISGELGKKVDFDVRNAEGEMDRNILERMIAPLEHMLRNALDHGIEAPADRKAHGKPETGEVVLSLTREGGDVVLRMMDDGKGIPSDVIRDKAIRQNMMRADEDLTEREILQFILQPGFSTAQQVTQISGRGVGMDVVASEIKQLGGSLDIDSAAGRGTTFTVRLPFTVSVNRALMVSTGEDFYAIPLNTIEGIVRVSTYELEEYYKPDAPMYEYAGQEYRLQYLGNLLNSDHQPKLQGQALPLPVILVRGAEQPMALQVDNLMGSREIVVKSLGPQFSSVRGVSGATILGDGNVVVILDLPAMIRSDILSERQRLASLEKAREAARYEEQVTTVMVVDDSVTVRKVTSRLLERNGMEVVLAKDGLDAVAQLQDHKPDVILLDIEMPRMDGFEVASFVRHDDNLRETPICMITSRTGEKHRERAMAIGVNEYLGKPFQETELLETIKRLTGNQ; this is encoded by the coding sequence ATGGGCAATCACCATGACAGCATCGCCCTCGACTGGGTTCGGGGCGAGATACAGGACACGCTGACCCAGGGTCAGTATGCACTGGAAGCGTATGTCGAAAACCGAGACGACACCGCGCGCCTGCGCTTCTGCCTGAATTATCTTCATCAGGTGCATGGCACCCTGCAGATGGTTGAGCTTTTCGGCGCAGCCCTGCTGACCGAAGAGATGGAGAAGCTGACCCAGGCCGTGCTAAACGACACCGTCGCCAATGTCGACGAGGCCGTCGAAGTGCTGATGCAGGCGATCCTTCAGCTGCCCCAGTATCTGGATCACCTGGCCAGCAGCCGGGATGATTTCCCAATGGTGCTGCTGCCCCTGCTGAATGACCTTCGGGCTGCGCGCGGCGAAGCCCTGCTGTCAGATACATCCCTGTTCAAACCTGATCTGAGTCGCTCGCACATGCGAGTCACCGGCAAGGTGTCCCAGCGCCTTCAGGACCCGAAGGTCCTGGGTCATATCCGCAAACTGCGCCAGATGTACCAGTTTGCCCTGGCCGCCGTAATCCGCGAAGAAGATCTGGCAGCCCATTTCGATTACATGCAGAAGGTCATCCAGCGCCTTATTCGACTGTGCCAGAAAACGCCGCGTGGCGAGCTCTGGAAAGCAGCCAGCGCCTTTGTTGAGACCCTCCAGGCACACGTAAACCCGGTCAACGCTGCGGTTAAATCCCTGCTGCGGGAACTCGACAGCGAAATTCGTCGACTCACCGATGAACACGCCGACATCCTGCAACAGCCGGCGCCTGAGGCGCTGCTAAAACACCTACTTTATTACGTCGCCCGGGCCCGGGACCTGGAAGCACCCCAGGTCCAGAGTTTGCGGTCTGAGTACCAGCTGGACCAGGCCCTTCCTTCCGAGGACGACGTAGACGCTGCCCGCAGCCGGGTTTCCGGCCCGGGCCGCGAAGCAATCCACTCGGTGGTTAGCGCCCTCAATGAAGAACTCACCAAGCTCAAGGACCAGCTCGACCTGTTCGTTCGCGCCGAACAGCGCCAGAACAGCGAATTGGAGGACCTGCTCCCCGGTCTGCGTCAGGTGGCCAACACCCTGGCAGTGCTGGGGCTGGGTATTCCCCGCAAGGTAGTGACCGAACAGGTCGAACTGATCAACAAGCTTAGCAACCAGATGGAGCCCGTCGACGATGGCACCATGATGGACATTGCCGGCGCCTTGCTCTACATCGAAGCCAGTCTGGCTGGCCTCGACAGCGACGGCCAGTCTGACGACGACACCGACAGTGACGAAGGCCAAACGGTTAATCTGGGTTCCCGGGAACTTGGCGAAGCCAACAGCGCACTGCTGCGCGAATCCCGGAACACCCTTGAGCAAGTCAAGACAGCCATTGTCAATTTTATTGCCTCCCAGTGGGATACCCGGGAAATCGAGCACGTGCCCGGACTGCTGCACAGCATTCGGGGCGGCCTTGGCCTGATTCCCCTCAACCGCGTTGCCGACATGCTGGCCTCCGCCGAGCGCTACCTGACGGACGTGTTACTCAGTGGCAAACAGGTACCCGACTGGAAGGACCTCGACACCCTGGCCGATGCCGTCACCAGCATCGAATACTATCTGGAGCGTCTGGCTGAAGGCATTGGCGAGAACGAAACCATCCTGAAAGTTGCCGAAGACAGCCTGGCATCGCTTGGCTTCCCGGTCGGTGCCGATCCGACCTGGTCCGAAGCCAACGCCGACGACTCGATTCCGGTCATCGAAGCCTCCGAAGAAGACGCTGTCTCTGCCGCACCCGAAACCGCGAAATCGTCTGATCATGAGCTGCTGGACGACGAGATCCTGGGCATATTTATCGAAGAAGCCGAGGAAGTCCTCGAGACCATCCACGAATACTACCCGCAGCTGCGTCAGCATCATGACGACCACACCGCACTGACCGAAGTGCGCCGCGCCTACCATACCCTCAAGGGCAGTGGCCGCCTGGTTGGCGCCACCAGCCTCGGGGAACTGGCCTGGTCGGTAGAAAACCTGCTGAACCGGGTCATTGATCGGACCATCAAACCCACGGACGAGATGTTTTCCCTTATCGATGAGGTCAACACTCGGATTCCGTCACTAATCAATGAATTCCGGGACGGCCTGGCCACCGGCGACGTTGATGAACTGATTCAACGTGCCGAGGCGATGGCCACCACCCGCCGCACCGAACTGAACATCGAAGAAAGCACCGAAGAAAGTGCTAAAGATAGCAGCGAAGCCACAGAGGCGGCGGAACAGCCAGCTGAAACTGAAAACACCGAAACACCAGCACCCGAGCTAGCTGCCGAAGCGCCAGTAACCGCAGGTTTCGCCGACGACGATGATCTGATCGACGATGAAATCCTTGAGATTTTCATCGAAGAAGCCGGAGAGGTTTTGGACACCGTTCGTGAATACCTGCCGATGCTGCTGCGCCAGCGCGATGACCGCACTGCGTTGTCGGAAGTTCGCCGGGCATTCCACACCCTCAAGGGCAGCGGACGAATGGTCGGTGCACTGGTCGTGGGTGAACTGGCTTGGTCAGTGGAGAACATGCTGAACCGCGTGATCGACGGCAGCATTTTCATGAACGATGACGTTGCCGGTCTGCTTGAAGAAGTCACTGCGGCCTTGCCGGCCCTGGTCGAAGATTTCGAGAACCGCCGGGCGCCAAGCAGCGATACCAGCGAGCTCCAGGCTCGCGCCAATGCCCTGGCCAACGGTGAAATTCCCGATGCCAGCAGTATGCCCGCCTCCGAAACCGAGGTTGAGCCTGGTGACATTACTGACACGACCAAAGCCGGCCGCACTGACGCCGAGGTCGACCCGGTGCTGCTCGATATCTTCGAGAGCGAAACCGACACCCACCTGCAATCGCTCAAGGATTTCCTTGCCGCAGCTGGTGACAAGACTTCGGTTTCCTACACCGATGATCTCTCCCGGGCCCTGCACACCCTCAAGGGCAGCGCCCATACAGCAGGCATTGCGCCGATTGCCGAAGTAATCACCCCGCTTGAGCGTTTCGTCAAGGAATCCCGGGCCCAGAACAAACGCGCGGACCGCGAAGTGGTGTCCTGCATCGCGGATGCCTGCAGCTTCCTGACCGAAGGCCTGGCCCAAATCCGGACCAATCCTCAAGCGCCGCTGCCAGGTACCGACGCGTTCCTGGCGAAACTGGACCGGCTCTCCCGCGAGAACCTGCACCGTTCCCGTAGCGCCGGTAGCGATGTGCCGGAACAAGAGGCCCCCTCGCAACTGGTGCAGCTGTTCTTGAACGAAGGTTTGGACATCGTTCTGGACGCCGACCGGATTCTCGACCAGTGGGCCAGCAACCCTCAGCAAACCGAGTCGCTCAACACCTTGCGGACAGAACTGGAACAACTGACCGAAGGTGCCGCAGACGCCGGCCTGCACGACGTCTCGTCGCTGTCTGGCGCACTTAAGGAAGCCTATGACAAGGCTGCCGCCTCCGAGCAGGCCGTGCCGAATGAAGCCTTTTTTGAGACCGTGCGCGATGCCCACGAACAGCTGATCAACACCATGGATCAGGTTGCTGCGGGACTTTCGACCGAATCCAGCGACAACATCCTGGCACGCCTGGAAACCCTGATTCAGGATCAGGCTGACGTCGACCAGGCCAGTGAACAGGCTGAGGTTATCAACCAGGAATTCGCTGAAGACCTGGAAGCCATCGATCTTGGCCTGGATCTGGAAGAGATCGAGCCGGCAACTCCGGAGACTGATGCGTCGCATGAGGCTACCGAAGCGACCGCACCTTCCGACGCCGAGGAGTCCGACGACGAGCTGGATCAGGAGCTGGCGGAGATTTTCCTTGAAGAAGCCCGCGACCTCATCGACAGCACGGCGGACGCGCTGCAAAACTGGAGCGAAAACACCCACAACCTGGATTTGCTGCGGTTGCTGCAGCGGGATCTGCATACCCTGAAAGGCGGGGCACGCCTGGCTGACATCCCATCCATCGGCGACCTGTCCCACGAACTGGAAACGCTGTTTGAAGGCCTGACTGAGCAGCGGCTGTCGATCAATGACGACCTGTCTGACCTGTTGTTCCGGGCACACGATCGTCTTGCCGGCATGGTCGAGGCACTGGAAGCCTCAGAAACACCTCGCCCGGCACCGGATCTGATCGGTGAAATCCAGGCTTACATGGACAACGCCGACGGTTCCCGCCCGGTTACCGACGTCAGCACAGCATCTGATACGCCAGCGGAAGACGAATCGCTACCGCTCCCGGATCTTCAGGAGCAAGAGGAACCGGCACCAAGCGAGGACCTGGCGTCCGAAGACAATGTTACTGATCTGTCTCACCTGGACCCAGAACTGGTGGGCATCTTCCTGGAAGAAGCCTACGACCTGATCAATTCCACAGGCAGTGCGCTACACTCCTGGAGCGAAGACCCGTCCAACCGGACCGTTGCCGCAGAGTTGCAGCGCGATGTGCACACCCTGAAAGGCGGTGCACGCATGGCGGGCGTCGAGGCGATTGGCGACCTGACCCACGTCCTTGAAGACCTGTTCGAGAAAGTGGCCGAAGGTCAGCTGGACGCCAGCGACGACATGAACGACCTGCTGTTTGCCTGTCACGACCGGCTGGCACAGATGGTTGAGCAAGTTGCCACCCAGAAGCCCTGCCCACCGGCAGATGAGCTGGTGGCCAAGGTTCAGGCAATCCTGCGTGGCGAGCAGCTGGCCGGAGAGCCAGCACCGGCGGAGCCTGAGTCCGAGGTGTCCGAGTACGACACCGATGAGCACGAAATCGAGGCCGAGCAGGCCCCTGCGGAACCCGAGCCAGAAGCCAAAGCGGAAAAGCTGACCGCCATTACTGAATCTCTGGCCAACGCCAATGACGACGACCTGATTGGTATCTTCCTGGACGAAGGTCTGGAGATCCACAGCGCCATCGGAGAGTGTCTTGCCCAGTGGCGCGATGAGCCGGATGAGCTATCCGGTGTGACCCAGCTGCAGCAGGAACTGCACACCTTGAAAGGTGGTGCCCGACTCTCAGACGTCGATCCGATCGCTGACCTGGCCGAGGCCTGGGCTGACGCACTGGATCCCCTGATTGCCGGCTCCAACAACCAGCAGGCCCTGTTGGCACTGAGTGGTCGCGCTCTGGATTCGCTGAAGGCCATGCTCACCACTCTGGAGGATGGCAAGCAGCCAGAAGCTGATAACCCACTTATCGAAGCTCTGCGAACAGCCCACGATGTAGCCGCAGCCGATACCGGAGCGGCACAGCCGGATCCGGCGGGGGCCGAACAACAGGTAGACCCGGAAGTTCTGGAAATCTTCCTGGAAGAAGCCGGCGAAATCATGGATCAGCTTGAGCAGCTGCTGGACGACTGGCACAAAGAACCGTCCAACCATACCTTCAATCAGGAAGCCCAACGCGCGCTGCACACCTTGAAAGGGGGTGCCCGCTTATCACAACTGGCGCAGCTGGGGGATAAAGCCCACGGCCTGGAAACCCGGCTGATTGACCTGGGTGGCAATGCCCCCAGCGAAAGCCAATGGCAGAGCATTACCCAGGATCACGACGCCATCATTGCCATGGTGGCGGGCATCCGGAAACGCTTCGAATCCGGCGATTCCGCACCGGAGCCGACCCCGGCACCCGAACCAGCCCCGGAACCGAGCCAGACACCGGATGCGAACCTGCCCAAGCCCACCAAAGCACCGGCGAAGCCACAGGCGAAAGCACGCAAGAAGGCGGCCGATAGTCAGCGTGCGGCCCAGGAAACCATCCGGGTTTCTGCGCCTCTGCTGGATGAACTGGTCAACCTGGCTGGCGAAACCAGTATTACCCGTGGCCGTCTGGAAACCCAGACCAGCGACTTCGGCCACACTCTGGATGAAATGGCGGCCACCATTGAGCGTCTGCGTGAGCAGCTGCGCCGCATGGAAATCGAGACCGAAGCCCAAATCCTGTTCAGTGCCGAGAAAGAGCACGGCCCAGACTACGGCGATGACTTCGACCCGCTGGAGATGGACCGCTACTCGTCTATCCAGCAGCTGTCCCGAGCCCTGACCGAATCCTCATCGGACCTTGCCGACCTGCGCGAGACCCTGTCCGACCGGGTTCGTGATACCGAAACCCTGCTGGTGCAGCAGTCGCGGATCAATACGGAACTGCAGGAAGGTCTGATGAAGACCCGCATGATTCCGTTCGCCTCGATGGTGCCGCGCCTGCGTCGTATCGTCCGCCAGATCAGCGGTGAGCTGGGCAAGAAAGTGGACTTTGATGTCCGCAACGCCGAAGGCGAGATGGACCGCAACATCCTCGAACGGATGATTGCACCGCTGGAGCACATGCTTCGGAACGCGCTCGACCACGGCATTGAGGCGCCGGCGGATCGGAAGGCCCACGGCAAGCCAGAAACCGGTGAAGTGGTGTTGTCCCTGACCCGCGAAGGCGGTGACGTGGTGCTCCGGATGATGGACGACGGCAAGGGCATTCCCTCCGATGTCATTCGCGACAAGGCGATCCGCCAGAATATGATGCGTGCGGATGAAGATCTCACCGAGCGGGAGATCCTGCAGTTCATCCTGCAGCCCGGCTTCTCCACTGCCCAGCAGGTGACCCAGATTTCCGGCCGCGGTGTCGGCATGGACGTGGTCGCCAGTGAAATCAAACAGCTCGGCGGCAGTCTGGATATCGATTCCGCCGCTGGCCGCGGCACCACCTTTACCGTGCGCCTGCCGTTTACGGTATCGGTCAACCGCGCCTTGATGGTATCGACCGGTGAAGACTTCTACGCCATCCCTCTCAACACCATCGAGGGCATTGTGCGGGTCAGCACCTACGAGCTGGAGGAATACTACAAACCTGACGCGCCGATGTACGAGTACGCGGGTCAGGAATACCGGCTGCAGTACCTGGGCAACCTACTGAACAGTGATCATCAGCCGAAACTCCAGGGTCAGGCCCTGCCGTTGCCGGTGATCCTGGTGCGCGGCGCAGAACAGCCGATGGCCCTGCAGGTAGACAACCTGATGGGTAGCCGGGAGATTGTCGTTAAATCCCTCGGCCCCCAGTTCAGTTCAGTGAGGGGCGTGTCCGGTGCGACCATCCTTGGTGACGGTAACGTGGTCGTGATCCTCGACCTGCCAGCGATGATTCGTTCCGACATCCTGTCCGAACGCCAGCGCCTGGCCAGCCTTGAGAAAGCCCGTGAAGCGGCACGCTACGAAGAGCAGGTCACCACCGTCATGGTGGTGGATGACTCGGTCACGGTACGAAAGGTCACCTCGCGCCTGCTGGAACGTAACGGCATGGAAGTAGTGCTGGCGAAAGACGGCCTGGACGCGGTGGCGCAGTTGCAGGACCACAAGCCGGACGTCATCCTGCTGGATATCGAAATGCCGCGGATGGATGGTTTCGAAGTTGCCAGCTTTGTTCGCCACGACGATAACCTCCGGGAGACACCGATCTGCATGATCACCTCCCGGACCGGCGAGAAGCACCGGGAGCGGGCCATGGCCATCGGCGTCAACGAATACCTGGGTAAGCCGTTCCAGGAAACCGAGCTGCTTGAGACCATCAAACGGCTGACCGGTAACCAGTGA
- a CDS encoding chemotaxis protein CheW — protein MNDNSQTLSCVMIPMGERQLLLPNVSIAEVVDYASSSAGTDTPEWLVGFLDWRGLQLPVISYDAANGGSLSVPGANRGRIVVLNTIGEHHQRLPFIALVTQGIPSQARLTESQIKQLDGEAGPADLMQVEVDGDNAWIPNLEYLEGLANESRP, from the coding sequence ATGAACGACAACAGCCAAACACTCTCCTGCGTTATGATCCCCATGGGCGAGCGGCAACTGTTACTTCCAAACGTCTCCATTGCCGAGGTGGTGGATTACGCCAGTTCCTCAGCCGGAACCGACACGCCGGAATGGCTGGTAGGCTTTCTGGACTGGCGCGGTTTGCAACTCCCGGTGATTTCCTACGACGCCGCCAATGGCGGCAGCCTTAGTGTTCCCGGCGCCAATCGGGGACGCATCGTGGTGCTGAACACCATCGGCGAGCACCACCAGCGGCTTCCGTTCATTGCCCTGGTCACCCAGGGTATTCCCAGCCAGGCCCGCCTCACGGAAAGCCAAATCAAACAACTGGACGGCGAAGCCGGACCTGCCGATCTGATGCAGGTCGAGGTCGACGGCGACAACGCCTGGATTCCCAACCTGGAATACCTCGAAGGTCTGGCCAACGAATCTCGCCCCTGA
- the znuC gene encoding zinc ABC transporter ATP-binding protein ZnuC, which translates to MSELLATLNQVTVEFDDRLVVDRVNLTVHRGDIITIIGPNGAGKTTLIRAILGLQKASSGEVTLSRKLVIGYVPQHLALESTLPLSVKRFMMLTGRALPECQAALQKTGVSHLLDASVHHLSGGEKQRLLLARALVREPDLLVLDEPAQGVDINGQASLYELIRQLRDELNCGIIMISHDLHLVMAATDKVICLNQHICCSGHPADISHDPAFIETFGPRVAESLAVYHHHHNHRHDLHGDVVESETGSSVTDHQECSGHAHH; encoded by the coding sequence ATGAGTGAGTTACTGGCAACCCTGAACCAGGTCACGGTGGAATTTGACGACCGGCTGGTGGTCGATCGCGTCAACCTGACCGTGCACCGGGGCGACATCATTACCATTATTGGTCCGAACGGCGCCGGGAAAACCACTCTGATACGGGCCATACTGGGTCTGCAGAAAGCCTCCAGCGGTGAAGTCACCCTGTCGCGCAAACTGGTGATCGGCTACGTCCCTCAGCACCTTGCCCTGGAATCGACCCTGCCGCTGAGCGTCAAACGCTTCATGATGCTAACCGGGCGGGCGCTGCCAGAATGCCAGGCGGCCTTGCAGAAAACCGGCGTTAGCCACCTATTGGATGCCTCTGTGCATCACCTGTCCGGTGGTGAGAAGCAACGGCTGTTGCTGGCCCGGGCCCTGGTCCGGGAACCTGACCTGCTGGTACTTGACGAACCGGCTCAGGGCGTCGACATCAATGGCCAGGCCTCGCTGTACGAGCTGATCCGCCAGCTTCGTGATGAGCTTAACTGCGGCATCATCATGATCTCCCACGACCTGCACCTGGTCATGGCGGCCACCGACAAGGTTATTTGCCTGAACCAACACATTTGTTGCAGCGGCCACCCGGCCGATATCTCCCACGATCCGGCCTTCATTGAAACCTTCGGCCCCCGGGTGGCGGAATCCCTCGCGGTTTACCATCACCACCACAACCACCGCCATGACCTGCACGGCGACGTGGTAGAAAGCGAGACGGGTTCGTCCGTTACCGACCATCAGGAGTGCTCCGGCCATGCCCATCATTGA